One stretch of Nitrosococcus watsonii C-113 DNA includes these proteins:
- a CDS encoding urate hydroxylase PuuD, with the protein MESITSLALDRWLHFLAGITWIGLLYYFNFVQAPAAAEAAKDQGGPGPAAIGKYITPRALLWFRWSALVTWLSGAYYLMVAPQYSLHGAFTLGIGANNVALTTIGMGAWLGTIMLFNVWVLIWPNQKKVLGLVAATEEEKAKAKRIAFLASRSNTLLSVPMLLFMGGASHGLPF; encoded by the coding sequence ATGGAATCAATAACTTCTTTAGCCCTTGATCGCTGGCTACACTTTCTCGCGGGTATTACCTGGATTGGGCTACTGTACTATTTTAATTTCGTGCAGGCACCCGCCGCGGCGGAAGCCGCTAAGGACCAGGGAGGACCCGGCCCAGCCGCTATTGGCAAATACATCACCCCCCGCGCCCTATTGTGGTTTAGATGGTCGGCGCTGGTAACTTGGCTGTCCGGAGCTTATTATTTAATGGTGGCGCCCCAGTATAGTTTGCACGGTGCTTTTACCCTAGGAATAGGCGCCAATAACGTAGCCTTGACTACCATTGGAATGGGCGCCTGGTTAGGGACGATCATGCTATTTAATGTCTGGGTTCTCATCTGGCCTAATCAGAAGAAAGTGCTAGGCTTGGTTGCCGCTACTGAGGAAGAAAAAGCCAAGGCCAAGCGGATAGCATTTCTCGCTTCCCGGAGCAATACTTTATTATCCGTGCCCATGCTTTTATTTATGGGAGGGGCTTCTCACGGCCTGCCATTTTAA
- a CDS encoding CAP domain-containing protein → MYLHRKMLCFAFLISTLCSLSTVAFAIEEKLAIIKNNANGQGLTLQVYTPPLAPKNRLEAKLFQDVQIFGNVASLAAGNINGTTGDEFIFLTDGSFGSNGLYLYTVKPEDGALSFHLLADDRSLERNVQFATLCDCDSDPEKELAIIKRLQNGSHQLIIYDLPTRRWGNALAIAGAANIGNNIIGLSAGDMAGNSKSELVIAQKNGNGTVRVEIYSPPSSLSDSLGPPLLSYSDLGSDIIPDGLAVGDFDHDSEDEIALVRSLKNGAHGLDILKAPTAFGDEDPVFIASNVNIGQNVAKMTAFKINTAGPSFNQPPQAVVNANPRKGSLPLTVTLDGSNSQDADGFIQHYLWEFDNGQIITGPKLQYTYDTPGAHVVTLTVIDNENSQDSTQITIEATEAANNNDTTDSQNLLPAERELIKLINQERQKYNLASLKVHSALVTAAKEHSKDMAQNNFISHTGSDGSSPFTRMADAGYRFRTAGENVAAGYSSPQAVLAGWMNSPGHRRNLLNANYCELGVGYAYQGRSTYGRYWTLTLGCR, encoded by the coding sequence ATGTATCTCCATCGAAAAATGCTTTGCTTCGCGTTCTTGATATCAACGTTATGCTCCTTATCAACGGTCGCTTTTGCCATAGAAGAGAAATTAGCTATCATAAAAAATAACGCTAATGGACAGGGACTAACGCTTCAAGTATATACACCTCCGCTTGCCCCCAAAAACAGATTAGAGGCTAAGCTTTTTCAAGATGTCCAGATTTTTGGAAATGTTGCAAGCCTCGCAGCCGGAAATATCAACGGAACAACAGGCGATGAATTTATTTTCCTCACGGATGGAAGTTTTGGAAGTAACGGCCTTTATCTTTATACAGTCAAGCCGGAAGATGGCGCCTTGTCCTTCCACTTGCTGGCGGATGATAGATCTCTGGAGAGAAATGTCCAATTTGCTACCCTCTGCGATTGCGATTCCGATCCTGAGAAAGAGCTAGCTATCATTAAGCGCCTTCAAAATGGGAGCCATCAACTCATCATTTACGATCTTCCCACCCGCCGCTGGGGGAATGCTTTGGCAATTGCGGGCGCTGCGAATATTGGCAATAACATCATTGGCCTCAGCGCTGGTGATATGGCGGGTAACAGCAAAAGCGAGTTGGTCATCGCCCAAAAAAATGGAAACGGCACGGTTAGAGTAGAAATTTACTCACCTCCCTCTTCTCTTTCCGATAGCCTCGGACCACCGTTACTTAGTTATAGCGACCTCGGTAGTGATATTATACCGGATGGTCTTGCCGTGGGTGATTTCGATCATGATTCAGAGGATGAAATCGCACTTGTTCGCTCCCTAAAAAACGGGGCTCACGGGTTAGACATCCTGAAAGCTCCCACCGCCTTTGGGGATGAAGACCCCGTTTTTATTGCGAGTAATGTCAACATCGGCCAAAACGTCGCCAAAATGACCGCTTTTAAAATAAACACCGCCGGACCTTCCTTTAACCAACCCCCGCAGGCAGTAGTTAATGCCAATCCTCGGAAAGGCTCCTTGCCGCTCACCGTCACGCTTGATGGCAGCAATAGCCAGGATGCGGATGGATTTATTCAACACTATCTTTGGGAATTTGATAACGGCCAAATTATTACCGGTCCAAAGCTCCAATATACTTACGACACGCCAGGGGCGCATGTAGTTACCCTGACAGTCATCGACAATGAAAATAGCCAAGATTCCACCCAAATCACCATTGAAGCAACGGAGGCTGCTAATAATAACGACACTACCGATAGCCAGAATCTTCTTCCCGCCGAGCGGGAGCTTATCAAGCTGATTAACCAAGAGCGGCAAAAATATAATCTCGCTTCCCTGAAGGTCCATAGTGCTCTTGTTACTGCCGCAAAGGAACACTCCAAGGACATGGCCCAGAACAATTTTATCAGCCATACGGGCTCGGACGGTTCAAGCCCATTTACGCGGATGGCCGATGCGGGTTATCGGTTCCGCACGGCAGGAGAAAATGTCGCCGCTGGGTATTCCTCGCCCCAAGCAGTACTCGCTGGCTGGATGAATAGCCCCGGACATCGGCGTAATCTCTTAAATGCCAATTACTGCGAATTGGGTGTCGGCTATGCCTATCAAGGAAGGAGCACCTATGGGCGCTATTGGACTCTAACGCTAGGATGCCGCTAG